In one window of Plasmodium cynomolgi strain B DNA, chromosome 13, whole genome shotgun sequence DNA:
- a CDS encoding hypothetical protein (putative) — GHHPYGVNDGRRKFLLVGWRRRVETCHKIVRGTSRGGITTEEKTYLNRWSNRNRSYEWIEKNRMWMVGVSLLVILIAIIDSYLLDRSIFLCLLYCICLAMLLTVSLIKKLIHMVHIPFGEKLLSQDWLDFLCVYFIRMVNHFHRGWYESGEGVPRPS, encoded by the coding sequence GGGCATCATCCTTATGGAGTCAACGAcggaagaaggaaattctTATTGGTGGGGTGGAGAAGGAGAGTAGAAACCTGCCACAAGATTGTGAGGGGTACCTCCAGAGGGGGAATAAcaacggaagaaaaaaccTACTTGAACAGATGGAGCAACAGGAACCGGTCCTACGAGTGGATAGAAAAGAACAGAATGTGGATGGTGGGAGTCTCCTTGTTAGTAATTTTAATTGCCATCATTGATTCCTACCTACTGGACAGATCGATCTTTCTTTGCCTCCTGTACTGTATCTGTCTAGCCATGCTGCTAACAGTTTCCCTAATCAAGAAATTAATTCACATGGTTCACATCCCATTTGGTGAGAAGCTATTATCGCAGGATTGGTTGGATTTTCtttgtgtttattttattcgcATGGTGAATCATTTTCACCGTGGGTGGTATGAGAGTGGCGAGGGAGTTCCTCGACCATCTTAG
- a CDS encoding PP1-like protein serine/threonine phosphatase (putative), protein MEDVKVKDTVMVYGYKATIEHIEEIEAGKASPERRKIYAAKFINRDGYTDGVYRNERVFTPEDGALVVFCLRDSIRPFNETESACIRIQRAFRGHRARKEFHSFVSSLVWRKFEHLHENMTLNNHDEIYKPLIKAINEDIKNGKIQFASKCFSSNSNQFSRISTTSYESTAYDENVPKLKDKIDKAFAMELFHFFLTTKNYVLPNNLVCKILTKTQKMLEENIKTSVIHVDMTKKSKDTKLIILGDVHGQLNDVLWLFNRFGLPSSNNIYIFNGDIADRGENATEIFLLLFTFKLSSYDSVIINRGNHECSYMNEVYGFYNEVLSKYDSAVFDLFQGVFELLGLAVNIQNQIFVVHGGLSRYQDLTVQEIDELDRKKHEILHPEKYEDTIIFDLLWSDPQKKNGIGGNARGNNCITFGPDITDMFLKKNNFDILIRSHQVPKTLKGIESHHEGKCITLFSASNYCNKIKNLGAAIVFNQDLTFEVQEYMSPSLDVIRETFEENQKLREKVLNSSKIVDLEKNVQRSNDKISTEGQMNDILNCLITLICHEKNSLWSNLYTQDKDNTGKVHINIWREELEKLSRTKKVPWIYLCKKLKMIEDNQVHYNSILNRFKINYEPSQSFINTEWKSECFEHLYEALLKADLSLRETLMVFDKNLDGKVSFAEFEQVLKDLNIDLSNEQIRILVRLINSNSLCNQDRAQESDKIDVAEFIGKMRVCYRLAINKEYINNDKIGKLIETIGKHILADSADTANFHYKFYEENNEKDGSERRKRSSVIKSVALFQKFKNYDNFGNGYLDYDDFVRAIKNFDMNKISKEVEFDVDDEILMEKGSESVDAKDLLSAGIADKSVIQNIEAKLGGSPWNVQRLIDLGIDTIRSEHANEDENGDGNEVRDEDEDADGNEDDNGDENEVMEEDEHELEQRQDSSDDFISDLGSARVVRCQLGPPVYGESYGGGGEQSGAHPGDGSSDDSDNFTGSHAADQASDHAASLTADHTTNHNADCNANRSCNQPANHNGSRTVERRDRQGESPMKEANVFHTNVKLKSCASIAEELKKEAQQSCINLHPVVKEFIFLLVFLFARIREEGRGGGTSCGENADHSADVSSDGSGGGKCNRVRGGRKYNRVRGGRKYNRVRSGSKCDRVLGGSKCDRVRDGSRGPTPYALLPKGSTAEYEEDHRNAYPEESRNITKRKYLKKSAPKCTSICKNICWKEHHEEEDLSSNSNSTSGESDDEEGKKIRFSKYSNGENNFATNYTNNRSYRNSPNKCNRSCPHVEEMQSVLFTMNEEDKHQYNIDDIEQALEKENVKRVCEKFFKQMEKASQTKNDRVIKKNINLITSLLYLTYTHLGLSLLRWKEVFRKLCHVSKQFEEYKEKSRELKKELEKKVEKYLEKIKRSEECREEYERVRACFEDVKRDKDKIKKYECVVHRLRTRVHLLEADKVLLAKRKEELELVVRRKGAYFAGGRQGGELKATSGRGGQERGALEKPPAARITKLVPKRPRDTSSRTQCAVQSDRAGGPLPDGTHTSERDNNGEEKKVVNHMVEISPLDKHYVDKSIAPPKSGPIKERETNKSALLMVSKSIQTMEEMQLGGEKKSWSDTLFRGEEETGERNPEGLLQLGGSPLCLEETTDVMGSENETSKGRTSKKGIPNDRRGSKRRDDASPVALEIHRMYRRTALVHVESTHLTLCLPLFMRHGRDSAVLERYHFGEAVQFEKNFKRGFLRVEMEEALRGGLSKRVVTPLWRKIIIENLCGYLERMHLSGVAPTVHVRLVHELADVYSRFTLYDEWVDEIGVISVKWIGRAVRSFQDFLDRLSSATSHILSHLLSRQESISQSGEAFISSFCWHFFRGGNELIVMRHDDMCAEGDDSSAAFLSVEGGSESRVGGLLCDGYLFEDPLFEVHLHGDENRYTNDTTTQANSSEGLNFFGAFPHVGVYIRGVTHHGPSTVNTQRRRGAFPWNRMDKRVETHTNRKDLQLQGGDQITLHGGSPLNEIYPSHESKKRSEKKKEASRDGKAFSALHFTHPIGAVPFTPLHQHI, encoded by the exons ATGGAAGATGTAAAAGTCAAGGACACCGTCATGGTATATGGCTACAAGGCCACAATCGAACATATAGAAGAAATCGAAGCGGGAAAGGCTTCCCccgaaaggagaaaaatctACGCAGCGAAGTTTATCAATAGGGATGGCTACACAGATGGTGTGTACAGGAACGAACGGGTGTTCACTCCGGAAGATGGAGCCCTCGTCGTGTTCTGTTTGCGCGATTCGATCAGACCTTTCAATG AAACAGAAAGCGCATGCATAAGAATACAAAGAGCATTCAGGGGACACAGAGCCAGGAAGGAATTCCACTCCTTCGTCTCCTCCCTAGTGTGGAGAAAATTTGAGCACCTCCACGAAAACATGACCTTGAATAATCATGA CGAAATTTACAAGCCCCTCATCAAAGCAATAAAcgaagacataaaaaatggcaagatTCAGTTCGCATCGAAATGCTTTTCCAGTAATTCCAATCAGTTCTCTCGCATCTCCACGACGTCCTACGAG TCCACCGCCTACGACGAAAATGTACCAAAGTTGAAGGACAAAATCGATAAAGCCTTCGCCATGGAgctcttccatttctttttaacaacAAAGAAT TACGTCCTCCCAAACAACCTGGTGTGTAAGATCCTCACGAAGACGCAAAAGATGCTGGAGGAAAATATCAAGACCTCCGTGATACACGTGGACATGACGAAGAAGTCGAAAGACACCAAATTGATT ATCCTGGGAGACGTGCACGGCCAGCTGAACGACGTCCTTTGGCTATTTAACCGATTTGGATTACCGTCCTCCAACAACAT CTACATCTTCAACGGAGACATCGCCGATCGAGGAGAAAACGCCACGGAgatcttcctcctcctgttcACGTTCAAGTTAAGCAGTTACGACAGCGTCATAATTAACAGGGGGAACCATGAGTGCTCCTACATGAACGAAGTGTACGGTTTTTACAATGAAG TCCTCTCCAAGTACGACAGTGCCGTCTTCGACCTGTTCCAAGGGGTCTTCGAATTGCTTGGCTTGGCCGTAAACATCCAAA ACCAAATCTTCGTGGTGCACGGCGGGCTGAGCAGGTACCAAGACCTAACCGTTCAAGAGATAGACGAGCTGGACAGAAAGAAGCATGAAATTTTGCACCCGGAGAAATATGAAGATACGATAATCTTCGACTTACTTTGGTCTgacccacaaaaaaaaaatggcattggAGGAAACGCACGAGGGAATAACTGTATCACATTCGGACCAGACATAACGGATatgtttttgaaaaaaaataatttcgatATTTTAATTCGATCCCATCAAGTACCTAAAACGCTGAAGGGCATTGAGAGTCACCATGAGGGGAAGTGCATTACGTTGTTTTCCGCCTCTAACtattgcaataaaattaagaatcTCGGGGCAGCCATCGTGTTCAACCAAGACCTAACCTTCGAAGTGCAGGAATACATGTCGCCCTCGCTGGACGTCATTCGGGAGACCTTCGAGGAAAACCAGAAGCTCCGCGAGAAGGTTCTCAACTCGTCGAAGATAGTGGACCTGGAGAAGAAT gtgcAAAGGAGCAACGACAAGATTTCCACGGAGGGGCAGATGAATGATATTCTGAACTGCCTAATCACGTTGATCTGTCATGAAAAGAACTCCCTGTGGAGTAACCTCTACACACAGGACAAGGATAACACGGGCAAGGTCCACATAAACATATGGAG GGAGGAGCTCGAAAAGCTGAGCAGGACGAAGAAGGTGCCGTGGATATACCTGTGCAAGAAACTCAAAATGATCGAAGACAACCAGGTGCACTACAACAGTATACTTAACAGattcaaaattaattatgAACCCAGCCAAAGCTTTATTAATACAGAATGGAAGAGTGAGTGTTTTGAACACCTGTATGAGGCATTGCTCAAGGCAGACTTAAGCTTACGTGAAACCCTCATGGTGTTCGATAAGAACTTAGATGGAAAGGTATCCTTTGCGGAGTTCGAGCAGGTGCTGAAGGATCTCAACATAG ACCTGTCCAATGAGCAGATCCGCATCCTGGTCAGGTTGATCAACAGCAACTCGCTATGCAACCAAGACAGAGCACAGGAGAGTGACAAAATCGATGTTGCAGAATTTATTGGGAAAATGAGAGTATGTTATCGATTGGCAATAAACAAGGAgtacataaataatgataaaattggGAAGCTAATCGAGACCATCGGAAAGCATATCCTGGCAGACAGTGCAGACACAGCTAACTTCCATTATAAATTCTACGAGGAAAATAATGAGAAGGATGGATcggagaggaggaagagatcCAGTGTGATCAAATCCGTTGCCTTGTttcagaaatttaaaaattatgacaaCTTTGGGAATG GCTACCTCGATTACGACGACTTCGTGCGGGCGATCAAAAATTTCGACATGAACAAGATCAGCAAGGAGGTGGAGTTCGACGTGGACGACGAAATTCTGATGGAG AAAGGGTCCGAATCGGTTGACGCGAAGGATCTGTTGAGCGCAG GGATCGCCGACAAGTCTGtcatacaaaatattgaagCCAAGCTCGGGGGGAGTCCCTGGAATGTGCAAAGATTGATAGAC CTCGGCATAGATACGATTCGAAGTGAACATGCGAACGAGGACGAGAATGGAGACGGGAATGAGGTCAGGGATGAGGACGAGGATGCAGACGGGAATGAGGACGATAATGGAGACGAGAATGAGGTCATGGAGGAGGACGAGCACGAACTGGAGCAGAGGCAAGACAGCAGCGATGACTTCATTTCCGACTTGGGGAGTGCGCGCGTGGTGAGGTGCCAATTGGGGCCTCCCGTCTATGGGGAGAGTTACGGGGGGGGCGGCGAACAGAGCGGTGCCCACCCGGGTGATGGCTCCTCCGACGACTCAGATAATTTCACCGGAAGTCACGCCGCTGACCAAGCCTCTGACCACGCCGCTAGTCTCACCGCTGACCACACCACTAATCACAACGCTGACTGCAATGCAAATCGTAGTTGTAACCAGCCCGCTAACCACAATGGCAGCCGAACAGTCGAGCGCCGTGACCGCCAGGGGGAGAGTCCCATGAAAGAGGCGAACGTCTTTCACacaaatgtaaaattaaagagcTGCGCCTCCATTGCAGAAGAGTTGAAGAAGGAGGCACAACAGAGCTGCATTAACCTACACCCCGTGGTTAaggagttcatttttttgttggtttttttgtttgcccgGATAAGGGAGGAGGGCAGAGGGGGGGGCACCTCGTGCGGAGAGAACGCTGACCACAGTGCCGACGTCAGTAGTGATGGGAGCGGTGGAGGGAAGTGCAACAGGGTTCGTGGTGGAAGGAAGTACAACAGGGTTCGTGGTGGAAGGAAGTACAACAGGGTTCGTAGTGGCAGCAAATGCGACAGAGTTCTCGGTGGAAGTAAATGCGACAGAGTTCGCGATGGAAGTAGGGGCCCCACCCCCTATGCGCTCCTCCCAAAGGGGTCCACCGCAGAATACGAGGAGGACCACCGCAATGCTTACCCGGAGGAGAGTagaaatataacaaaaaggaagtaccTGAAGAAGTCTGCCCCCAAATGTACCTCCATCTGTAAAAACATATGCTGGAAGGAACAccacgaggaggaagacctTTCGTCCAATTCTAACTCTACAAGTGGAGAGAGTGACGacgaagagggaaaaaaaatccgctTCAGTAAGTactcaaatggggaaaataattttgctacaaattatacaaataatCGATCCTATCGGAACAGTCCCAATAAATGCAATAGGAGTTGCCCCCATGTAGAAGAAATGCAGTCTGTTCTCTTCACTATGAACGAGGAGGACAAGCATCAATACAACATAGACGATATAGAACAAGCattggaaaaagaaaatgtgaaaagagTATgcgaaaaattttttaaacaaatggaaaaagctagtcaaacgaaaaatgatcgagtgataaagaaaaacatcAACTTAATTACGTCCCTTTTATATCTAACTTACACACACTTGGGATTGTCTCTCCTCAGATGGAAGGAGGTGTTCCGAAAATTATGTCATGTGAGTAAACAGTTTGAGGagtataaagaaaaaagcagagagttaaaaaaagagttggaaaaaaaagtggaaaaatatttggagaaaataaaaaggagtgaAGAATGCAGGGAAGAGTACGAAAGAGTTAGGGCTTGCTTTGAGGATGTAAAAAGGGACAAGGATAAGATAAAGAAGTACGAGTGTGTTGTGCATAGATTGAGGACGAGGGTTCATTTGCTGGAGGCGGATAAAGTTTTGCttgcgaaaaggaaagaggagCTGGAGCTCGTGGTCAGACGGAAAGGCGCCTACTTCGCTGGGGGCaggcaggggggggagctgAAGGCGACCAGCGGGAGGGGCGGCCAGGAGAGGGGCGCCCTTGAGAAGCCCCCCGCCGCGAGGATAACAAAGTTGGTGCCGAAGCGCCCCCGAGACACGTCAAGTAGGACACAGTGCGCCGTTCAGAGTGACAGGGCTGGAGGCCCCCTCCCGGATGGAACACACACATCGGAGAGGGACAACAatggtgaggaaaaaaaggtggtgaACCACATGGTGGAGATATCCCCACTCGATAAGCACTACGTGGATAAATCAATCGCCCCTCCCAAGTCCGGACCGataaaagaaagagaaacgAACAAATCAGCACTCCTTATGGTAAGCAAATCCATACAGACGATGGAAGAGATGCAgttggggggagagaaaaagagTTGGTCTGATACACTGttcaggggggaggaagaaacaggGGAGCGCAACCCGGAGGGACTGCTGCAGTTGGGGGGGAGTCCTCTCTGCTTGGAAGAAACCACAGATGTGATGGGAAGTGAGAACGAAACAAGCAAGGGGAGAACctcgaaaaaaggaataccCAATGATCGAAGGGGTTCCAAACGAAGAGACGACGCTTCACCAGTCGCGCTGGAGATCCATCGGATGTACAGAAGGACGGCACTGGTCCATGTGGAGTCCACTCACCTGACTCTATGTCTCCCGCTTTTCATGAGACACGGGAGAGACAGCGCGGTGTTGGAAAGGTACCATTTTGGTGAGGCTgtccaatttgaaaaaaattttaaaaggggaTTCCTCCGTGTAGAGATGGAAGAAGCACTGAGGGGGGGACTCTCCAAACGAGTGGTCACCCCCCTGTGGAGGAAAATCATAATTGAAAACTTGTGTGGCTACCTGGAGAGAATGCATCTCAGTGGAGTTGCACCTACTGTCCATGTGCGACTCGTTCACGAATTGGCAGATGTTTATTCACGCTTTACTTTATATGACGAGTGGGTAGACGAAATAGGAGTTATAAGTGTCAAATGGATTGGTCGTGCTGTCCGTTCCTTCCAAGACTTCCTCGATCGACTGTCTTCCGCAACGAGTCACATTCTAAGTCACCTCCTCTCGAGGCAGGAGAGCATCTCACAGAGTGGGGAAGCCTTCATCTCCTCGTTCTGTTGGCATTTCTTTAGAGGGGGAAATGAGCTGATTGTAATGCGCCATGATGATATGTGTGCAGAGGGGGACGACTCCAGTGCTGCTTTTTTATCCGTGGAGGGGGGAAGTGAAAGCCGAGTCGGTGGGCTCCTCTGCGATGGTTACCTATTTGAGGATCCCCTATTTGAGGTCCACCTCCATGGCGACGAAAACCGTTACACTAATGACACCACCACACAAGCTAACTCATCAGAAGGGCTAAACTTTTTTGGAGCTTTCCCCCACGTTGGTGTCTACATCCGGGGGGTGACCCACCATGGCCCGTCCACGGTTAACACACAGAGGAGGAGAGGAGCATTCCCATGGAACAGGATGGACAAGAGGGTGGAGACTCACACCAACAGGAAGGATTTACAACTTCAGGGAGGAGATCAAATTACTCTCCATGGAGGTTCCCCCTTAAACGAGATCTACCCAAGTCATgagagtaaaaaaagaagtgaaaaaaaaaaagaagcgtcGCGAGATGGGAAGGCCTTCTCCGCTCTTCATTTCACTCACCCAATCGGCGCAGTGCCGTTTACACCCCTTCACCAACACATTTGA
- a CDS encoding cyclophilin (putative): MSEVYSIEPKTSGRVTIYTSLGELEVLLFCNECPVACQNFLQLCLNNYYNGNKFFRVIPQFLIQTGDHTNTGLHNEYAFKEPFQNECNRRLKFLYAGCISFANLNIEKPSNGSQFFITLDKAEYLNNKSTLFGKVAKHSIYNLLKFNQIKTNKKDEPIEDAPYIRYIKIEENPFHHLVPYANYERDVKEKKQEDVRGELPREAKKLRGNLLSFGYDEGEEAEEGEAAHEGEAAEEGDATNEGEAAHEGDPPSDRPTVEDAANRAPPEGEPQRRTSLGRSKRDSKMVEEKIDKLKKKTNDIEKDKAKRKERDSAARDLGTLDESYLRKIRKYNKMSKREREKQSLQKLQEFDNRLKGLFSRDGETNQGMKHDWLNTQGLKFRIDSANAYEHEDIKKKVVNPMDSENKRPYDSKFSMEKYLKEKRSKEDPAK; the protein is encoded by the exons ATGTCCGAAGTGTACAGCATCGAGCCCAAAACGTCCGGCAGGGTAACCATTTACACCAGCCTGGGCGAATTGGaagtgctccttttttgcaacgAGTGTCCGGTAGCATGTCAGAACTTCCTTCAGCTCTGCCTAAACAACTACTACAacggaaataaatttttccgAGTCATTCCGCAATTCTTGATTCAGACGGGGGACCACACGAACACGGGGCTGC ACAACGAGTATGCCTTCAAGGAGCCCTTCCAGAACGAGTGCAACCGACGACTGAAGTTCCTCTACGCAGGATGCATATCCTTCGCAAACCTTAACATAGAGAAGCCATCCAATGGAAGCCAATTCTTTATCACGTTGGACAAGGCAGAATATCTCAACAATAAAAGTACCCTGTTCGGGAAGGTCGCGAAACACAGCATCTACAACCTCCTGAAATttaatcaaataaaaacaaacaagAAAGATGAACCGATAGAGGATGCTCCATATATTCGATACATTAAAATCGAGGAAAATCCCTTTCACCACTTAGTCCCTTATGCCAATTATGAGAGGGacgtgaaggaaaagaagcaagAAGACGTACGAGGGGAGCTTCCCAGGGAAGCGAAGAAGCTTAGGGGGAATCTACTCTCCTTTGGCTACgacgagggggaagaagccgaggagggggaagccGCTCAtgagggagaagcagccgAGGAGGGAGACGCCACCAATGAGGGGGAAGCCGCTCATGAGGGAGACCCCCCCAGCGACCGGCCCACCGTGGAAGACGCAGCGAATCGAGCACCCCCAGAAGGAGAACCCCAAAGGAGGACATCCCTAGGAAGGAGCAAAAGGGACAGCAAAATGgttgaggaaaaaatcgataagctaaaaaaaaaaacaaacgataTTGAAAAGGAcaaagcgaaaaggaaggaaagagaCTCTGCCGCGAGGGACCTGGGCACCTTG GATGAGTCTTATTTGAGGAAAATCAGGAAGTACAATAAAATGTCCAAGcgggagagggagaagcag TCGCTGCAAAAACTGCAAGAATTCGATAACAGGCTGAAGGGGCTCTTTTCCCGTGACG GAGAAACCAACCAAGGGATGAAGCATGACTGGCTGAACACCCAGGGGTTGAAGTTCCGAATTGACTCCGccaat gcatACGAACACgaagacataaaaaagaaa GTGGTTAATCCAATGGACAGTGAAAACAAACGTCCCTACGATTCCAAGTTCAGCATGGAG AAATATTTAAAGGAGAAGCGGTCGAAAGAAGACCCCGCGAAGTAG
- a CDS encoding hypothetical protein (putative) produces the protein MSSSVGVGHFDESAIGKDNQLEDKAAPRREDERAKKRGILRGEHSKKRGSLKKVGLRVHWEDGKEGIDASFFEGGSSGLDRGEGSHVFHIDDGEEKAKEAATPGGSFPQGSSAPRGEETVEEVCATRFGRGGGPLHPSDLGEPPHQSDLGRPPHQSDLGTPPHLSDLGRPPHQSDLGERTYSEVDACTDVLRETLSNSTMIDDITDLQPIHLATKEGNMELVKKMIKSGIHINSKTKIRKFTPLHLSASKGDLNSVKFLIEHDANINALSCDNETPLWCASMSNHLHICKYFLTHGALPNVTTQDKNYDSPLHAASMIGNLEIVKLLIEYGADVSCLDSNQLEPIHYAAFEGHKGIVKYLIWKQIRKAVNTKMEEVIKAMQKYGVYSKTVEQLYVLKCKSFYKKRITSRILCCAITSGKEKMVDIILRRGADPNYFDVRLQLCPIHAASITGNLKIFKNLVRRGANIYAKTGCGNSAIDLTENLEIKRFILEHSRRINLRNAWLVRRRKSAHVLSRLSPDAFYYVCSFL, from the exons ATGTCCAGCAGCGTTGGGGTGGGCCACTTTGACGAGAGCGCCATTGGGAAGGATAACCAACTAGAGGACAAAGCGGCCCCTCGCAGGGAAGACGAACGTGCGAAAAAGAGGGGCATTCTGCGGGGAGAGCACAGCAAAAAGAGGGGGAGCCTAAAGAAGGTGGGGCTGCGGGTACACTGGGAGGATGGCAAAGAAGGTATAgatgcctccttttttgaggGTGGTTCGTCTGGCCTAGATAGGGGAGAGGGCTCTCATG TGTTTCACATCGACgatggggaggagaaggcCAAGGAGGCCGCCACCCCAGGAGGGTCTTTCCCCCAAGGAAGTAGTGCTCCACGTGGAGAAGAGACTGTGGAGGAGGTCTGTGCAACACGCTttggaaggggaggaggaccCCTACATCCAAGCGATCTAGGAGAACCCCCGCACCAAAGCGATCTCGGAAGACCCCCGCACCAAAGCGATCTCGGAACACCCCCGCACCTAAGCGATCTCGGAAGACCCCCGCACCAAAGCGATCTCGGAGAACGCACCTACAGCGAAGTCGACGCGTGCACGGATGTGTTGAGAGAAACGTTGTCGAACTCTACCATGATCGACGACATAACAGATTTGCAACCAATCCATTTAGCAACGAAAGAAGGAAACATGGAgttagtgaaaaaaatgatcaagtCAGGAATACACATCAATAGTAAAACGAAGATAAGGAAATTTACGCCGTTGCATCTGTCCGCATCCAAAGGAGACCTAAACTCAGTCAAATTTTTAATCGAACATGATGCAAATATTAACGCTCTTTCATGTGATAATGAAACACCTCTATGGTGTGCCTCCATGTCAAACCATCTCCACATTTGTAagtattttttaacacatgGTGCTCTACCGAACGTGACGACACAAGACAAGAATTATGACTCTCCTTTGCATGCAGCGTCTATGATAGGAAATCTTGAGAtcgtaaaattattaatagaaTATGGAGCCGATGTGAGTTGCTTGGACTCGAACCAACTAGAGCCAATCCATTATGCAGCCTTCGAAGGACATAAAGGAATTGTGAAATACCTGATTTGGAAACAAATCAGAAAGGCagttaatacaaaaatggaagaagtaaTCAAGGCTATGCAGAAATACGGAGTGTATTCCAAAACGGTAGAGCAATTATATGTGCTTAAGTGTAAgtctttttataaaaaaaggatcacGAGTAGAATACTATGCTGTGCTATTACTTcaggaaaggagaaaatggtTGATATAATTTTGAGGAGAGGTGCTGATCCAAATTACTTCGATGTGCGATTACAACTGTGCCCCATCCATGCTGCTTCCATTACAGggaatttgaaaatatttaaaaatttggtcAGGAGAGGTGCAAACATTTACGCGAAAACGGGATGTGGAAATTCAGCAATTGACTTAACTGAAAATTTGGAGATTAAACGATTCATTTTGGAACACTCGAGAAGAATTAACTTGAGGAATGCCTGGTTGGTTAGACGACGGAAGAGTGCCCACGTGCTCTCTCGCCTTTCCCCCGACGCGTTTTACTACGtgtgctcctttttgtga